A genome region from Bordetella genomosp. 10 includes the following:
- a CDS encoding Bug family tripartite tricarboxylate transporter substrate binding protein: MRLHSRPGPRAAARRVSSILSAVLAAAAALAAPAQAAPAWPTRPITLVVPFPPGGTTDLLGRLVAREAGARLGQSVVVENRPGAGGGIGAAAVARAAPDGYTLLMGTVGTQATNQFLYANVHYDSARDFAPVTLVANSPNVLMVNPKLGIASVAALIQRARAQPGVLNFASTSLGGTPHLSGELFNSLAKVDIRHVPYSGSAPAMTALLGGQVQLMYDNLPSAIGQIRSGSVLALGVTTRERVPMLPDVPTVAEAGLPGYEVNSWFGLLAPAGTPDEVVRRIRSAVADAMNTPAVRRQVEELGAVPVADTPQEYAAVIRDDTAKWRKIIQDAGIHPQ, encoded by the coding sequence ATGCGTCTTCATTCACGTCCTGGCCCGCGCGCGGCTGCGCGCAGGGTTTCGTCGATACTCTCCGCCGTGCTGGCCGCGGCGGCGGCGCTGGCCGCGCCCGCCCAGGCCGCGCCGGCATGGCCCACGCGGCCCATCACCCTGGTGGTGCCCTTTCCGCCGGGCGGTACCACGGACCTGCTGGGCCGCCTGGTGGCGCGCGAGGCGGGCGCCCGGCTGGGCCAGAGCGTGGTGGTGGAGAATCGCCCCGGCGCCGGCGGCGGCATAGGCGCGGCCGCCGTGGCGCGCGCCGCGCCCGACGGCTACACCTTGTTGATGGGCACCGTGGGCACGCAGGCGACCAATCAATTCCTCTACGCCAACGTGCACTACGACTCGGCGCGCGACTTCGCGCCGGTGACGCTGGTCGCCAACTCGCCCAACGTCCTGATGGTCAATCCCAAGCTCGGGATTGCCTCCGTGGCCGCGCTCATCCAGCGGGCGCGGGCCCAGCCCGGCGTCCTGAACTTCGCGTCCACCAGCCTGGGCGGCACGCCGCACCTGTCGGGCGAGCTGTTCAACAGCCTGGCGAAGGTGGATATCCGGCACGTGCCCTACAGCGGCTCGGCGCCCGCGATGACGGCCTTGCTGGGCGGACAGGTGCAGCTCATGTACGACAACCTGCCTTCGGCCATCGGCCAGATCCGTTCCGGCAGCGTGCTGGCGCTGGGCGTCACCACGCGCGAGCGCGTGCCCATGCTGCCCGATGTGCCCACCGTGGCCGAAGCGGGCCTGCCGGGCTACGAGGTGAACTCCTGGTTCGGCCTGCTCGCGCCGGCGGGTACGCCGGACGAGGTGGTGCGGCGTATTCGGTCGGCGGTGGCCGACGCGATGAACACGCCCGCGGTGCGGCGGCAGGTCGAGGAACTGGGCGCCGTGCCGGTGGCCGATACCCCGCAGGAGTACGCCGCCGTCATCCGGGACGACACCGCCAAGTGGCGCAAGATCATCCAGGACGCCGGCATCCATCCGCAATGA
- a CDS encoding acyclic terpene utilization AtuA family protein, whose product MTEKAGTLRIGSGAGWWGDRIEPARWNAERGELDFLCFETMAEATVSAAQVRKRRDPGFPGYDTWLDDRMRAVLPHCKANGTRIVSNQGWIDPLAAARRVAALCAEAGWRDARVAAIQASDLTADIARRELAIMESGAPVSTIGATLISAEPYAGAEAIVQALDQGADIVITGRVADPSLFLAPMMHHYGWRADDWQRLGQGSGIGHLLECGAQVTGGYFGDPGYKDVPQPWNLAFPYADVAADGTAEIGKVAGTGGCIDLRTVKEQMFYEVHDPARYITPDVVVDFTTARLAQAGADRVRVSGIGGRARTDTLKVSMGCTEGYIGEDMFFFAGPGCLEKARLAETILRERLSDLQCEDLRIDFLGLNAVHGAASAPPACAPAEIALRIAARCATRAQAERIGREVDGMAVCGLASTGKRVPHQDRVREVIGLWSTLVPRDTVRCTVQFV is encoded by the coding sequence ATGACTGAAAAAGCGGGCACGCTGCGCATCGGTTCGGGCGCGGGCTGGTGGGGCGACCGGATCGAACCGGCGCGTTGGAACGCCGAGCGCGGCGAGCTGGATTTCCTGTGCTTCGAGACCATGGCCGAGGCCACCGTCTCGGCCGCGCAGGTGCGCAAGCGGCGCGACCCCGGTTTTCCGGGCTACGACACCTGGCTGGACGACCGCATGCGCGCGGTCCTGCCGCACTGCAAGGCCAACGGCACGCGCATCGTCTCCAACCAGGGATGGATCGATCCGCTGGCCGCGGCCCGCCGCGTGGCGGCGCTGTGCGCGGAAGCGGGATGGCGGGACGCGCGGGTGGCGGCGATCCAGGCCTCCGACCTGACCGCCGACATCGCGCGGCGCGAGCTGGCCATCATGGAAAGCGGGGCGCCGGTGTCGACGATAGGCGCCACCCTGATTTCGGCGGAGCCCTACGCCGGCGCCGAAGCCATCGTGCAGGCCCTGGACCAGGGCGCGGATATCGTCATCACCGGACGCGTGGCCGATCCCTCGCTGTTCCTGGCGCCCATGATGCATCACTACGGCTGGCGCGCCGACGACTGGCAGCGGCTGGGCCAGGGCAGCGGCATCGGCCATCTGCTGGAATGCGGGGCCCAGGTCACGGGCGGCTATTTCGGCGATCCCGGCTACAAGGACGTGCCGCAGCCCTGGAACCTGGCCTTTCCCTATGCGGACGTGGCCGCCGACGGCACGGCCGAGATCGGCAAGGTGGCGGGCACGGGCGGCTGCATCGACCTGCGCACGGTGAAGGAACAGATGTTCTACGAGGTCCACGATCCGGCGCGCTACATCACGCCGGACGTGGTGGTGGACTTCACGACGGCGCGCCTGGCGCAGGCGGGCGCCGACCGCGTGCGCGTGTCCGGCATCGGCGGGCGCGCGCGCACCGACACGCTGAAGGTGTCGATGGGCTGCACGGAAGGCTATATCGGCGAAGACATGTTCTTCTTCGCCGGCCCGGGCTGCCTGGAGAAGGCCCGCCTGGCCGAGACCATCCTGCGCGAACGCCTGAGCGACCTGCAATGCGAAGACCTGCGCATCGACTTCCTCGGCCTGAACGCGGTGCATGGCGCGGCCTCGGCGCCGCCGGCCTGCGCGCCGGCGGAGATCGCGCTGCGCATCGCGGCCCGTTGCGCCACGCGCGCCCAGGCCGAACGCATCGGCCGCGAGGTGGACGGCATGGCGGTCTGCGGCCTGGCGTCCACCGGCAAGCGCGTGCCGCACCAGGACCGGGTGCGCGAGGTGATCGGGCTGTGGTCGACGCTGGTGCCGCGCGATACCGTGCGCTGCACGGTCCAATTCGTCTGA
- a CDS encoding AtuA-related protein — protein sequence MQVTLRRIAHTRSGDKGNTSNIAVIAYEPDFYPVIERALTVAAMRGIYPEQAVRGAITRYAVEGLGVLNFVLEGALGGGVSRSLAIDNYGKALASAVLRFELEVPDAWAPRLRGPGLAAEE from the coding sequence ATGCAGGTTACTTTGCGGCGCATTGCGCACACGCGCTCGGGCGACAAGGGCAATACCTCCAATATTGCCGTGATCGCCTACGAGCCCGACTTCTATCCCGTCATCGAGCGCGCCCTCACCGTGGCGGCCATGCGCGGCATCTACCCGGAGCAGGCGGTGCGCGGCGCCATCACGCGCTATGCTGTGGAGGGTCTGGGCGTGCTGAATTTCGTACTGGAGGGGGCGCTGGGCGGCGGCGTGTCGCGCAGCCTGGCGATCGACAACTACGGCAAGGCGCTGGCCAGCGCGGTGCTGCGCTTCGAGCTGGAGGTGCCCGATGCCTGGGCGCCGCGGCTGCGCGGTCCCGGGCTGGCGGCGGAGGAGTGA
- a CDS encoding SDR family NAD(P)-dependent oxidoreductase, producing the protein MFEDLQSKTVLVTGAYSGLGRHFATVLARAGARLALCGRRTALGEEVAADLRQAGAQACVIGMDVTCPDSVRAAFDGAARALGPVDVVINCAGVAITAPALDIDEAAWSGLIDVNLNGAWRVAQAGARHFRAHARPGVIVNIASILGQRVAAQVAPYAAAKAGLLHLTRALALEWARHDIRVNALAPGYIATDLNRAFFASPAGEALIKRVPQRRLGQLHDLDGPLLLLASDASAFMTGSVIDVDGGHLVSSL; encoded by the coding sequence ATGTTCGAGGATCTGCAATCGAAGACCGTCCTGGTGACGGGCGCCTACAGCGGGCTGGGGCGCCACTTCGCCACGGTGCTGGCGCGCGCCGGCGCCCGGCTGGCCTTGTGCGGGCGCCGCACCGCGCTGGGCGAGGAGGTCGCCGCGGACTTGCGGCAGGCCGGCGCCCAGGCCTGCGTAATCGGCATGGACGTCACCTGCCCGGACAGCGTGCGGGCCGCTTTCGACGGCGCGGCGCGGGCGCTGGGGCCGGTGGACGTGGTGATCAACTGCGCGGGCGTCGCCATCACGGCGCCCGCGCTGGACATCGACGAGGCGGCCTGGAGCGGCCTCATCGACGTGAACCTGAACGGTGCGTGGCGGGTGGCGCAGGCCGGCGCGCGCCACTTCCGGGCGCACGCGCGGCCCGGCGTCATCGTCAACATCGCCTCCATCCTGGGGCAGCGGGTGGCCGCGCAGGTCGCGCCCTATGCCGCCGCCAAGGCCGGGCTGCTGCACCTGACGCGCGCGCTGGCCCTCGAATGGGCGCGCCACGACATCCGCGTCAACGCCCTGGCGCCGGGCTATATCGCCACCGACCTGAACCGCGCCTTCTTTGCCTCGCCGGCCGGCGAAGCCCTGATCAAGCGCGTGCCGCAGCGCCGGCTGGGACAACTGCACGATCTGGACGGGCCGCTGCTTCTGCTGGCGTCGGATGCCTCGGCCTTCATGACCGGGTCGGTCATCGACGTCGATGGCGGCCACCTGGTCAGCTCGCTTTGA
- a CDS encoding acyl-CoA dehydrogenase family protein has translation MDFSLPPALEDYRIRVRDFVDRELIPLEADRANYDAHENIAEDALERVRARVREAGLWALQMPRERGGQGLPMVGLAACYEEMNRSIFGPVAFNAAAPDDGNMRVLAQVARPDQKDLWLQPIIDGKVRSSFVMTEPHPGSGSDPSMMLTTATREGDKWIVNGRKWFITGAGVARHFILMARTSDDARKGLTAFLFDAGQPGWRIERRIPIMGPEEHGGHCELVFDGLEIPDENRLMGVGDGLKVTQIRLGPARLTHCMRWLGLARRAMSLAVEYVDRRASFGQRLAEREGVQWLLGDAAMQIEIGRLLTMRAAARLDQGDYARKEISMAKIVVSETLHKVVDTALQLNGARGYSKDTPLEWIYRYARQARLVDGASEVHKMVLARYLMDEGDGYWRWDEADAPRKALV, from the coding sequence ATGGATTTTTCCCTGCCGCCGGCGCTCGAGGACTACCGCATCCGCGTGCGCGACTTCGTCGACCGCGAACTCATTCCGCTGGAAGCGGATCGCGCCAACTACGACGCCCATGAGAACATCGCCGAGGACGCGCTGGAGCGCGTTCGCGCGCGGGTGCGCGAGGCCGGCCTGTGGGCCTTGCAGATGCCGCGCGAACGCGGCGGCCAGGGCCTGCCCATGGTGGGGCTGGCGGCCTGCTACGAGGAGATGAACCGCTCCATCTTCGGCCCGGTGGCCTTCAACGCCGCCGCGCCGGACGACGGCAATATGCGGGTGCTGGCGCAGGTGGCGAGGCCCGACCAGAAGGACCTCTGGCTGCAACCCATCATCGACGGCAAGGTGCGCTCGTCCTTCGTCATGACGGAGCCGCATCCCGGCAGCGGTTCCGATCCTTCCATGATGCTGACCACGGCCACCCGCGAGGGCGACAAGTGGATCGTCAATGGCCGCAAGTGGTTCATCACGGGCGCCGGCGTGGCGCGGCATTTCATCCTGATGGCGCGCACCTCGGACGATGCGCGCAAGGGGCTGACGGCCTTCCTGTTCGACGCCGGGCAGCCCGGCTGGCGCATCGAAAGGCGCATACCCATCATGGGGCCGGAGGAACACGGCGGCCATTGCGAACTGGTATTCGACGGGTTGGAAATTCCCGACGAGAACCGCCTGATGGGCGTCGGCGACGGCCTGAAGGTGACGCAGATCCGCCTGGGGCCGGCACGGCTCACGCACTGCATGCGCTGGCTGGGCCTGGCGCGCCGCGCCATGTCGCTGGCCGTCGAGTACGTGGACCGGCGCGCCAGTTTCGGCCAGAGGCTGGCCGAGCGCGAGGGCGTGCAGTGGCTGCTGGGCGACGCCGCGATGCAGATCGAGATCGGGCGCCTGCTGACCATGCGCGCGGCCGCGCGGCTGGACCAGGGCGACTACGCGCGCAAGGAAATCTCCATGGCCAAGATCGTGGTTTCCGAGACGCTGCACAAGGTCGTGGACACGGCCTTGCAGCTCAACGGCGCGCGCGGCTACTCCAAGGACACGCCGCTGGAGTGGATCTATCGCTATGCCCGCCAGGCGCGCCTGGTGGACGGCGCCTCCGAAGTGCACAAGATGGTGCTTGCGCGCTACCTGATGGACGAGGGCGACGGCTACTGGCGCTGGGACGAGGCGGACGCGCCTCGCAAGGCTTTGGTATGA
- a CDS encoding phosphotransferase: MNTVSPIQGGAAPDWLPALSAYLSRHGLADAATLRLCPLSGGQSNPTYLLEDKDGCRVLRKQPPGQLLPSAHAVDREYRVMSALADTDVPVPPMLHYCDDRAIVGTPFYLMGYARGRVFMDPALPGLAPDERRAIYGEAGRVLAALHRVEPARVGLADYGRAGGYYARQVARWSRQYRETETQRIPAMEALIDWLPRHLPPEEGASLVHGDYRLDNLVFDPEAPRAIALLDWELSTLGHPLADLAYHCMCWRISPALWRGIAGLDLDSLGIPGEAEFVADYCRARGIRPPDNWDFYLAYSFFRIAAILQGVYARGLAGNAAGDDAHEMGARVAPLAELGWAAAQAESGRGAGASDATRPGANTAGSDHAGDSSDSSDSVGETP; encoded by the coding sequence ATGAATACTGTCTCTCCGATCCAGGGCGGCGCGGCGCCCGATTGGCTGCCGGCGCTGTCGGCCTATCTGTCCCGGCACGGCCTGGCCGATGCCGCCACGCTGCGGCTGTGCCCGCTGTCGGGCGGCCAGTCGAATCCGACGTATCTGCTGGAGGACAAGGACGGCTGCCGCGTGTTGCGCAAGCAGCCGCCGGGGCAGTTGCTGCCTTCGGCGCACGCCGTGGACCGCGAGTATCGCGTGATGTCGGCGCTCGCGGATACCGACGTGCCGGTGCCGCCCATGCTGCATTACTGCGACGACCGCGCCATCGTCGGCACGCCGTTCTACCTGATGGGCTATGCGCGCGGGCGGGTCTTCATGGATCCCGCGCTGCCCGGCCTGGCGCCGGACGAACGGCGCGCCATCTATGGCGAAGCGGGGCGCGTGCTGGCGGCGCTGCACCGCGTCGAGCCGGCGCGCGTCGGCCTGGCGGACTATGGCCGCGCCGGCGGCTACTACGCGCGCCAGGTGGCCCGCTGGAGCCGCCAGTACCGCGAGACCGAGACGCAGCGCATCCCCGCCATGGAAGCGCTGATCGACTGGCTGCCGCGCCACCTGCCGCCGGAGGAGGGCGCCAGCCTGGTGCACGGCGACTATCGCCTGGACAACCTGGTGTTCGATCCCGAGGCGCCGCGCGCCATCGCCCTGCTGGACTGGGAGTTGTCCACCCTGGGCCATCCCCTGGCGGACCTCGCTTATCACTGCATGTGCTGGCGCATCTCGCCGGCGCTGTGGCGCGGCATCGCGGGCCTGGACCTGGACAGCCTGGGCATTCCGGGCGAAGCCGAATTCGTGGCGGACTATTGCCGCGCGCGCGGCATCCGGCCGCCGGACAATTGGGATTTCTATCTCGCCTACAGTTTCTTCCGCATCGCCGCCATTTTGCAGGGCGTGTACGCGCGCGGCCTGGCGGGCAACGCGGCCGGCGACGACGCCCACGAGATGGGCGCGCGCGTGGCGCCGCTGGCGGAGCTGGGGTGGGCGGCGGCGCAGGCGGAAAGCGGGCGCGGCGCGGGTGCGTCCGATGCCACGCGCCCCGGCGCCAACACCGCCGGCTCCGATCACGCCGGCGATTCCAGCGATTCCAGCGACTCCGTGGGAGAAACGCCATGA
- a CDS encoding acyl-CoA synthetase, whose protein sequence is MIDDDLPRNPANHVPLTPLGFLQWAASVHPDHTALVHGADFRQSWDETWRRCLRMAAALKAGGVGRGDVVAVLAPNIPALYEAHFGVPMAGAVLNALNTRLDAAALAYILEHGGASVLLFDSEYAATVGEVAARMAAPPRLVRIEDSEYRGEHGTLGETDYEQWLAGAPAPDASADGMPAGPADEWDAICLNYTSGTTGNPKGVVYHHRGAYLNATGNVLACGMPPHAVYLWTLPMFHCNGWCFPWTLAALAGTNVCLRKVEPAAIFDAIARHRVGFFCAAPVVLNMLVNAPADVRRRAVQPVQAMTGGAAPPAAVIEAMEDLGIGVTHLYGLTETYGPSISCAWHEEWDALPLAERAALKSRIGVRKLNVEAVRVVDGDMRPVPADGATLGEIVLRGNTVMKGYLRNPGATAEAFAGGWFHSGDLGVVHPDGYIEIKDRIKDIVISGGENISTVEVESVLYRHPDVLEAAVVARPHAVWGEAPCAFVTLKEGAACSSDDIVAHCRKHLAAFKIPRTVVFGAIPKTATGKIQKFLLREAARKLTP, encoded by the coding sequence ATGATCGACGACGACCTGCCGCGCAATCCGGCCAATCACGTCCCGCTGACGCCGCTGGGCTTCCTGCAATGGGCAGCCAGCGTTCATCCCGACCATACCGCGCTGGTGCATGGCGCGGACTTCCGGCAAAGCTGGGACGAGACCTGGCGGCGCTGCCTGCGCATGGCCGCGGCGCTGAAGGCCGGGGGCGTGGGCCGTGGCGACGTGGTCGCCGTGCTGGCGCCCAATATACCCGCGCTGTACGAGGCCCATTTCGGCGTGCCGATGGCGGGCGCGGTGCTCAACGCGCTGAACACCCGGCTCGACGCCGCCGCCTTGGCCTACATCCTGGAGCACGGCGGGGCGTCGGTGCTGCTGTTCGACAGCGAGTACGCCGCGACCGTGGGCGAGGTGGCCGCGCGCATGGCCGCGCCGCCGCGCCTGGTCCGCATCGAGGACAGCGAATATCGCGGCGAGCACGGCACGCTGGGCGAAACGGACTATGAGCAATGGCTGGCGGGCGCGCCCGCGCCCGACGCATCGGCGGACGGCATGCCGGCCGGTCCCGCCGACGAATGGGACGCCATCTGCCTGAACTACACCTCCGGCACGACGGGCAATCCCAAGGGCGTGGTCTACCACCACCGGGGCGCCTATCTCAACGCGACGGGCAACGTGCTGGCCTGCGGCATGCCGCCGCATGCCGTGTATCTGTGGACGCTGCCCATGTTCCACTGCAACGGCTGGTGCTTCCCCTGGACCCTGGCGGCGCTGGCGGGCACCAACGTCTGCCTGCGCAAGGTCGAGCCGGCCGCCATCTTCGACGCCATCGCGCGCCATCGCGTGGGCTTCTTCTGCGCCGCGCCGGTGGTGCTGAACATGTTGGTCAACGCCCCGGCGGACGTGCGCCGGCGCGCCGTCCAGCCGGTGCAGGCGATGACGGGCGGCGCCGCGCCGCCGGCCGCCGTGATCGAGGCGATGGAGGACCTGGGCATAGGCGTGACCCATCTGTATGGCCTGACGGAAACCTACGGCCCGTCGATCAGTTGCGCCTGGCACGAGGAATGGGACGCGCTGCCGCTGGCCGAGCGCGCCGCGCTGAAATCGCGCATCGGCGTGCGCAAGCTCAATGTGGAGGCGGTGCGGGTGGTGGACGGCGACATGCGGCCGGTGCCGGCGGACGGCGCGACGCTGGGCGAGATCGTGCTGCGCGGCAACACCGTCATGAAAGGCTATCTGCGCAATCCCGGCGCCACGGCCGAGGCGTTCGCCGGCGGCTGGTTCCACTCGGGCGATCTCGGCGTCGTGCATCCCGACGGCTATATCGAGATCAAGGATCGCATCAAGGACATCGTCATTTCGGGCGGCGAGAACATCTCCACCGTGGAGGTGGAGAGCGTGCTGTATCGCCATCCCGACGTGCTGGAGGCCGCCGTGGTGGCCCGGCCGCACGCCGTCTGGGGCGAGGCGCCTTGCGCCTTCGTCACCTTGAAGGAGGGGGCGGCTTGCAGCAGCGACGACATCGTCGCGCACTGCCGCAAGCATCTCGCCGCCTTCAAGATCCCGCGCACGGTGGTGTTCGGCGCGATTCCGAAGACGGCGACGGGCAAGATCCAGAAGTTCCTGCTGCGCGAGGCAGCCAGGAAACTTACTCCTTGA
- the argG gene encoding argininosuccinate synthase, with amino-acid sequence MATILQHIPTGQKVGIAFSGGLDTSAALHWMREKGAVPYAYTANLGQPDEPDYDDIPRRALQYGAEKARLIDCRQQLAAEGIAALQSGAFHISTAGVTYFNTTPIGRAVTGTMLVAAMKEDDVNIWGDGSTFKGNDIERFYRYGLLTNPDLKIYKPWLDQTFIDELGGRAEMSAYMRQSGFEYKMSAEKAYSTDSNMLGATHEAKDLEHLNSGIKIVQPIMGVAFWRDEVEVKREEVRVRFEEGRPVALNGVEYKDLVELLLEANRIGGRHGLGMSDQIENRIIEAKSRGIYEAPGLALLFIAYERLVTGIHNEDTIEQYRDNGRKLGRLLYQGRWFDPQAMMLRETAQRWVARAVTGEVTVELRRGNDYSILNTESANLTYKPERLTMEKGESVFSPQDRIGQLTMRNLDIVDTRDKLITYVKTGLLAPAAGAPLPQIKE; translated from the coding sequence ATGGCAACGATCCTCCAGCACATCCCCACCGGCCAAAAGGTCGGCATCGCGTTCTCCGGCGGCCTCGACACCAGCGCCGCGCTCCATTGGATGCGTGAAAAAGGCGCGGTGCCCTATGCGTACACCGCCAACCTGGGCCAGCCCGACGAGCCCGACTACGACGACATCCCGCGCCGCGCCCTGCAATACGGCGCCGAAAAGGCCCGCCTGATCGACTGCCGCCAGCAACTGGCGGCCGAAGGCATCGCCGCCCTGCAAAGCGGCGCCTTCCACATTTCGACGGCCGGCGTCACCTACTTCAACACCACCCCCATCGGCCGCGCCGTCACCGGCACCATGCTGGTGGCCGCCATGAAGGAAGACGACGTCAACATCTGGGGCGACGGCAGCACCTTCAAGGGCAACGACATCGAGCGCTTCTACCGCTACGGCCTGCTCACCAATCCCGACCTGAAGATCTACAAGCCCTGGCTGGACCAGACCTTCATCGACGAGCTGGGCGGCCGCGCCGAAATGTCGGCCTACATGCGCCAGTCGGGCTTCGAATACAAGATGTCGGCAGAAAAGGCCTACTCGACCGATTCCAACATGCTGGGCGCGACCCACGAAGCCAAGGACCTGGAGCACCTGAACTCCGGCATCAAGATCGTCCAGCCCATCATGGGCGTGGCGTTCTGGCGCGACGAGGTCGAGGTCAAGCGCGAGGAAGTGCGCGTGCGCTTCGAGGAAGGCCGCCCCGTCGCCCTGAACGGCGTCGAGTACAAGGACCTGGTCGAACTGCTGCTGGAAGCCAACCGCATCGGCGGCCGCCACGGCCTGGGCATGAGCGACCAGATCGAGAACCGCATCATCGAGGCCAAGAGCCGCGGCATCTACGAAGCCCCGGGGCTGGCGCTGCTGTTCATCGCCTACGAACGCCTGGTCACCGGCATCCACAACGAAGACACCATCGAGCAGTACCGCGACAACGGCCGCAAGCTGGGCCGCCTGCTGTACCAGGGCCGCTGGTTCGACCCGCAGGCCATGATGCTGCGCGAAACCGCCCAGCGCTGGGTGGCCCGCGCCGTCACCGGCGAGGTCACCGTCGAACTGCGCCGCGGCAACGACTACTCCATCCTCAACACGGAATCGGCCAACCTGACCTACAAGCCGGAACGCCTGACGATGGAAAAGGGCGAATCGGTGTTCTCGCCGCAGGACCGCATCGGCCAACTGACCATGCGCAATCTCGACATCGTCGACACGCGCGACAAGCTGATCACCTACGTCAAGACCGGCCTGCTGGCGCCCGCCGCCGGCGCGCCCCTGCCGCAGATCAAGGAGTAA
- a CDS encoding LysR family transcriptional regulator: MDLRQIEYFVRVAENRSFSRAAGQLAVSQPSLSRQVGLLEQELGQHLLYRNGRGVEPTEAGLRFLEHARALLALAARAKEDLRSMGDVPSGKVIVGLPPRIALVLTPPLVRAFHEAFPDASITVAEGLSVQVREWLLAGRVDLAMLYDPPPSPQLTYESLFREELVLVAARAHRPDLPARVTVAQLRDYPLILPSAPNAIRALVESVCRAHGVHLRVVAEVDAVHTLVELANQGPACAILPRSAVRGPEPQPGLAVAGIVSPRILNDLVLASPRHRPATRLAGATAALLRGLDLAALFQGRTPAPGRKPPGGRPPARPGQHAGRHAE; encoded by the coding sequence ATGGACCTGCGCCAGATCGAATACTTCGTCCGCGTCGCCGAGAACCGCAGCTTTTCCCGCGCGGCGGGGCAGCTCGCGGTGTCCCAGCCCTCCCTCAGCCGCCAGGTCGGCCTGCTGGAGCAGGAGCTGGGCCAGCACCTGCTCTATCGCAACGGGCGCGGCGTCGAGCCCACCGAGGCCGGCCTGCGCTTCCTGGAACATGCGCGCGCGCTGCTGGCGCTGGCCGCGCGCGCCAAGGAAGACCTGCGCAGCATGGGCGACGTGCCCAGCGGCAAGGTGATCGTGGGCCTGCCGCCGCGCATCGCGCTGGTGTTGACGCCGCCGTTGGTGCGGGCCTTCCACGAAGCCTTTCCGGACGCCTCCATCACCGTGGCGGAAGGCCTCAGCGTGCAGGTGCGCGAGTGGCTGCTGGCCGGCCGGGTCGACCTGGCCATGCTCTACGACCCGCCGCCCTCCCCCCAGTTGACCTATGAATCGCTGTTTCGCGAGGAATTGGTGCTGGTGGCGGCGCGCGCCCATCGTCCCGACCTGCCCGCCCGCGTGACCGTGGCGCAGTTGCGCGACTACCCCCTGATCCTGCCTTCGGCGCCCAACGCCATCCGCGCCCTGGTGGAAAGCGTCTGCCGCGCCCATGGCGTGCACCTGCGCGTGGTGGCCGAGGTCGACGCCGTGCACACCCTCGTCGAGCTGGCCAACCAGGGGCCGGCCTGCGCCATCCTGCCCCGTTCGGCGGTGCGCGGGCCGGAGCCGCAGCCGGGGCTGGCCGTGGCCGGCATCGTGTCCCCGCGCATCCTCAACGACCTGGTGCTGGCCAGCCCGCGCCACCGGCCGGCCACCCGGCTGGCCGGCGCCACGGCGGCGCTGCTGCGCGGCCTGGACCTGGCCGCCCTGTTTCAGGGACGGACCCCGGCGCCCGGGCGCAAGCCGCCGGGCGGGCGGCCGCCGGCGCGCCCGGGACAACATGCGGGACGACACGCGGAATAA
- a CDS encoding amidohydrolase family protein, with amino-acid sequence MPDCLPPLDAPSRPRNALPPLTCDSHCHVFGPAAVFPYAAGRSYTPPDAPYEKLAALHRHLGVERAVIVQAACHGGDHSALLDALARSEGRYRGVGLLGADATDAQIEALHAGGVRAARFNFVAHLGKPPAPEVFDRIARQVAAFGWHLCLHVDGPALTALLPTLRRLPLPFVVDHMGRVRAADGLAQPAFQGLLELADVPQAWVKVSGVDRISQGRRPYPEGLPFVSALARAMPDRVLWGTDWPHPNVAGDMPDDGELVDLFFQAVPDADARRRILVDNPARLYGF; translated from the coding sequence ATGCCGGATTGCCTGCCCCCGCTGGACGCGCCCTCGCGTCCGCGCAATGCCCTGCCGCCGCTGACTTGCGACAGCCATTGCCACGTATTCGGTCCCGCCGCCGTCTTCCCGTACGCGGCCGGGCGTTCGTACACGCCGCCCGACGCCCCGTACGAGAAACTGGCCGCCTTGCACCGTCATCTCGGCGTCGAGCGCGCCGTCATCGTGCAGGCCGCCTGCCATGGCGGCGACCATTCGGCGCTGCTCGACGCCCTGGCCCGCAGCGAGGGCCGCTATCGCGGCGTCGGCCTGCTGGGCGCGGACGCGACCGACGCGCAAATCGAGGCGCTGCATGCCGGCGGCGTGCGCGCCGCGCGTTTCAACTTCGTCGCCCACCTGGGCAAGCCGCCCGCGCCCGAGGTCTTCGACCGCATCGCCCGGCAGGTGGCCGCCTTCGGCTGGCACCTGTGCCTGCACGTCGACGGGCCGGCCCTGACCGCGCTGCTGCCGACCCTGCGCCGGTTGCCGCTGCCCTTCGTGGTGGACCACATGGGACGCGTGCGCGCCGCCGACGGGCTGGCGCAGCCCGCGTTCCAGGGCTTGCTGGAGCTGGCGGACGTGCCGCAGGCCTGGGTCAAGGTATCGGGCGTGGACCGCATCAGCCAGGGCCGGCGCCCGTATCCGGAAGGCCTGCCTTTCGTGAGCGCGCTGGCGCGGGCCATGCCGGACCGCGTGCTGTGGGGGACCGATTGGCCGCATCCCAACGTGGCGGGGGACATGCCCGACGACGGCGAACTGGTCGACCTGTTCTTCCAGGCCGTGCCCGACGCGGATGCGCGTCGGCGCATCCTGGTCGACAACCCGGCCCGCCTGTACGGCTTCTGA